In Vanrija pseudolonga chromosome 4, complete sequence, a single window of DNA contains:
- the dmg gene encoding Dimethylglycine oxidase, translating into MSDYDIVIVGAGIVGSLLAAKLAPHTRLLLVDRDVAALPGSTGHAPGFVGQVNTVGALSEVARRSVKLYSSIPGGFNTVGGMEVAIAAPEPDITADIHAVDALKARAALAEAAGLPHELLSGAEARALAPTFLDERALAAVYFPSDGTANAKAIAKYGQDTAKAAGATLLDGDVSGIVKTATGYRVDSCQGSFTAAHVVVATGVWGGQLVPSLKATAVSVAHPYGYSTKRSPRPIAQPFIRWPAAHVYARDHGQRDGVGSYDHETVHYALQRVGALDSAYGDWESRIAPAFNRALGLLPPRTAATFRSYRTPSREDVHPVAAGSVPYAFNGLFTVTPDALPLSGALDVAGPTQGLWCSVGVWVTSAGGVTGVLADQILEALGKKPAGGVDAHLRKAFDPRRFDGQDERQLETAALGKYNDIYNKTEQDGSKGLNSRL; encoded by the coding sequence ATGTCAGACTACgacatcgtcatcgtcggcgccggcatcgTCGGGTCGCTCCtggccgccaagctcgccccGCAcacgcgcctcctcctcgtcgaccgcgatGTGGCCGCGCTGCCCGGCTCGACGGGCCATGCGCCCGGCTTCGTGGGGCAGGTGAAcacggtcggcgcgctgagcgaggtcgcgcgccgcagcgtcaAGCTGTACTCTTCTATTCCGGGCGGCTTCAACACCGTCGGCGGGATGGaggtcgccatcgccgcgcccgaACCGGACATCACGGCCGATatccacgccgtcgacgcgctcaaggcgcgcgcggcgctcgccgaggccgctggccTGCCCCACGAACTGCTgtctggcgccgaggcgcgcgccctcgcgcccacttttctcgacgagcgcgccctcgccgccgtctacTTCCCCTCCGACGGTACGGCCAACGCGAAAGCGATCGCCAAGTACGGCCAGGACacggccaaggcggcgggcgcaacgctcctcgacggcgacgtgagCGGCATCGTTAAAACGGCAACAGGCTACCGCGTCGACTCGTGCCAGGGGTCGTTTACCGCCGcacatgtcgtcgtcgcgacgggGGTCTGgggcggccagctcgtcccgAGCCTCAAGGCGACCGCGGTCTCCGTCGCCCACCCGTACGGGTACAGCACGAAGCGATCCCCGCGCCCCATTGCCCAGCCCTTCATTCGGTGGCCAGCAGCGCACGTCTACGCGCGGGACCACggccagcgcgacggcgtcggaaGCTACGACCACGAGACGGTGCACTATGCGctccagcgcgtcggcgccctcgacagCGCTTATGGCGACTGGGAGAGCCGGATCGCGCCGGCGTTCAACCGCGCGCTCgggctgctgcccccgcgcacggcggcgaccttCAGGAGCTACCGTACCCCCAGCAGAGAGGACGTGCAccccgtcgcggcgggcagcgtgCCGTACGCCTTCAACGGGTTGTTCACCGTCACGCCTGACGCGCTCCCGCTCTCCGGTGCGCTGGATGTGGCCGGCCCCACACAGGGGCTGTGGTGCTCCGTCGGCGTGTGGGTCACGTCCGCTGGTGGCGTCacgggcgtgctcgccgaccagatcctcgaggcgctgggcAAGAagccggcgggcggcgtcgatgcGCACTTGAGGAAGGCGTTTGACCCCCGCCGGTTTGACGGCCAAGacgagcgccagctcgagacggccgcgctcggcaagTATAACGATATTTACAACAAGACTGAGCAGGACGGGAGCAAGGGGCTCAATTCGAGGCTGTAG